One Ictalurus furcatus strain D&B chromosome 25, Billie_1.0, whole genome shotgun sequence DNA window includes the following coding sequences:
- the ccr6a gene encoding C-C chemokine receptor type 6a isoform X1 has protein sequence MNTNSQDIKRRHSKDFQLVSKTPPRSSVHACARYRSYSHAAHNSCEADLRQDCVKMLVDYGNETSYENETSYDYESPCDVDDSGNASVKYYLQVYVHSLICIVGFIGNVLVILTYAFYKRTKSMTDVYLLNVAIADVLFVVALPLIIFSEQSNWALGDWSCKLLRGVYSINLYSGILLLACISLDRYLAIVQARRSFRFRSSMLVYSYVICAVVWLSALLLTLPTFMFYERYTPRETFNMSLSYETVTNSGYTPVTKETKTLTTEVPDSSQQEQYVCFFRFKDNNTAKRMKVLVPSAQVAVGFCFPLLVMGFCYSSVVFTLLRAKNFQRHKAVRVVLTVVLVFVICHLPYNAALFYDIIYMFSGSDCEDHSITQLLLILTESLAYLHCCLNPLLYAFIGVKFRNHFRKVMEDLWCLGKSYIGARRTSRVTSEAYLSSRRSVDSSGYENGTSFTM, from the exons ATGAACACTAACAGCCAAGACATCAAGCGGCGGCATTCAAAAGACTTTCAATTGGTATCAAAGACTCCACCTCGTTCAAGTGTACATGCGTGCGCACGGTACCGCTCATACAGTCACGCAGCACACAACAGCTGTGAAGCAGACTTGCGGCAAGACTG TGTCAAAATGTTGGTGGATTATGGCAATGAGACTTCATATGAAAATGAGACTTCATATGACTATGAGAGTCCATGTGACGTGGACGATTCAGGAAACGCTTCTGTTAAGTATTATCTCCAGGTCTACGTGCACTCCCTTATCTGCATTGTAGGGTTCATTGGCAATGTCCTGGTGATCCTTACATATGCTTTCTACAAGCGCACCAAGTCCATGACTGATGTTTACCTACTGAACGTGGCCATAGCAGATGTCCTGTTTGTCGTGGCCCTGCCTCTGATCATCTTTAGTGAGCAGAGTAACTGGGCTTTGGGTGATTGGTCCTGCAAGCTGTTGCGTGGTGTCTACAGTATCAACCTGTACAGCGGCATCCTGCTGCTGGCTTGCATCAGTTTAGACCGCTACTTGGCGATTGTCCAAGCTCGCCGCTCTTTCCGATTCCGCTCGAGCATGCTGGTCTACAGCTACGTGATCTGTGCAGTCGTCTGGCTTTCAGCCTTGCTCCTGACTTTGCCCACCTTCATGTTCTACGAGCGCTACACACCCAGAGAAACATTCAATATGTCATTGTCTTATGAAACAGTGACGAACTCTGGTTATACACCAGTGACTAAGGAGACTAAGACTTTGACTACTGAAGTTCCAGACAGCTCGCAACAGGAGCAATACGTGTGCTTCTTCCGCTTCAAGGACAACAACACCGCAAAGCGTATGAAGGTGCTAGTGCCGAGTGCCCAGGTGGCTGTGGGGTTTTGCTTCCCGTTGCTGGTCATGGGCTTCTGCTACTCCAGTGTGGTGTTCACACTCCTGCGTGCCAAGAACTTCCAAAGACACAAGGCTGTGCGTGTGGTCCTGACCGTGGTGCTGGTCTTCGTCATCTGCCATCTGCCCTACAATGCAGCACTGTTCTACGACATCATTTACATGTTCTCCGGTAGCGATTGCGAGGACCATAGTATCACACAGCTGCTGCTGATCCTCACTGAAAGCCTGGCCTACCTGCACTGCTGCCTCAACCCATTGCTCTACGCCTTCATCGGTGTCAAATTTAGGAACCACTTCCGCAAGGTCATGGAGGACCTCTGGTGCCTTGGGAAGAGTTACATCGGGGCACGGCGCACGTCACGAGTCACCTCTGAGGCGTACTTATCCTCCCGAAGGTCTGTAGACAGCTCAGGGTATGAAAACGGCACCTCCTTCACCATGTGA
- the ccr6a gene encoding C-C chemokine receptor type 6a isoform X2 translates to MLVDYGNETSYENETSYDYESPCDVDDSGNASVKYYLQVYVHSLICIVGFIGNVLVILTYAFYKRTKSMTDVYLLNVAIADVLFVVALPLIIFSEQSNWALGDWSCKLLRGVYSINLYSGILLLACISLDRYLAIVQARRSFRFRSSMLVYSYVICAVVWLSALLLTLPTFMFYERYTPRETFNMSLSYETVTNSGYTPVTKETKTLTTEVPDSSQQEQYVCFFRFKDNNTAKRMKVLVPSAQVAVGFCFPLLVMGFCYSSVVFTLLRAKNFQRHKAVRVVLTVVLVFVICHLPYNAALFYDIIYMFSGSDCEDHSITQLLLILTESLAYLHCCLNPLLYAFIGVKFRNHFRKVMEDLWCLGKSYIGARRTSRVTSEAYLSSRRSVDSSGYENGTSFTM, encoded by the coding sequence ATGTTGGTGGATTATGGCAATGAGACTTCATATGAAAATGAGACTTCATATGACTATGAGAGTCCATGTGACGTGGACGATTCAGGAAACGCTTCTGTTAAGTATTATCTCCAGGTCTACGTGCACTCCCTTATCTGCATTGTAGGGTTCATTGGCAATGTCCTGGTGATCCTTACATATGCTTTCTACAAGCGCACCAAGTCCATGACTGATGTTTACCTACTGAACGTGGCCATAGCAGATGTCCTGTTTGTCGTGGCCCTGCCTCTGATCATCTTTAGTGAGCAGAGTAACTGGGCTTTGGGTGATTGGTCCTGCAAGCTGTTGCGTGGTGTCTACAGTATCAACCTGTACAGCGGCATCCTGCTGCTGGCTTGCATCAGTTTAGACCGCTACTTGGCGATTGTCCAAGCTCGCCGCTCTTTCCGATTCCGCTCGAGCATGCTGGTCTACAGCTACGTGATCTGTGCAGTCGTCTGGCTTTCAGCCTTGCTCCTGACTTTGCCCACCTTCATGTTCTACGAGCGCTACACACCCAGAGAAACATTCAATATGTCATTGTCTTATGAAACAGTGACGAACTCTGGTTATACACCAGTGACTAAGGAGACTAAGACTTTGACTACTGAAGTTCCAGACAGCTCGCAACAGGAGCAATACGTGTGCTTCTTCCGCTTCAAGGACAACAACACCGCAAAGCGTATGAAGGTGCTAGTGCCGAGTGCCCAGGTGGCTGTGGGGTTTTGCTTCCCGTTGCTGGTCATGGGCTTCTGCTACTCCAGTGTGGTGTTCACACTCCTGCGTGCCAAGAACTTCCAAAGACACAAGGCTGTGCGTGTGGTCCTGACCGTGGTGCTGGTCTTCGTCATCTGCCATCTGCCCTACAATGCAGCACTGTTCTACGACATCATTTACATGTTCTCCGGTAGCGATTGCGAGGACCATAGTATCACACAGCTGCTGCTGATCCTCACTGAAAGCCTGGCCTACCTGCACTGCTGCCTCAACCCATTGCTCTACGCCTTCATCGGTGTCAAATTTAGGAACCACTTCCGCAAGGTCATGGAGGACCTCTGGTGCCTTGGGAAGAGTTACATCGGGGCACGGCGCACGTCACGAGTCACCTCTGAGGCGTACTTATCCTCCCGAAGGTCTGTAGACAGCTCAGGGTATGAAAACGGCACCTCCTTCACCATGTGA